GTAAGACTCTCTCTGTTCCCTTCACAGGTGCCTCTTTGGAGTGTGAAACATGTTCAAGTGAAGGGAACAGCTGCAGTGGCTCGAAGCAGACTTGTCCTGCTAACATAGACACCTGTATGACCGTTACGACAGAAGCAGGTGAGTGGAATGGAACCTTGGCCCATCAGCACCAATGAAAAGAGTGTACTCGACTCCTAAAATATTTCGCAACACATGCCCATCTTTGGGACAGCATCCAACAACAtacatcatttttaaaagctgcaataACAATTCAAGCAGCAGTAGAGGACAAACaatagctcaggaaaataaagttTATAAAAAATTGGCATGATgccccaaacaaacaaatgacaATTTGTTGCTAATTCAGCCTTTCTGAGGTGTCTAAATCTAAGGAGGGAGTAGGATTGCACAGATGACTCCAAAAATCAGAAattccattgacttgcaggagggcaccttgggctcaaagAAGATGCCCACACATCttcattggcttaaacaaggccacagctttattatagctccacaggagtgttggcgcagcctgggagagggagcctgatttGCAGTCTgcagaccacaagaacctggaggACAGCAATGCCCTGGGGCCCATTTTGTTCCCTCACTGGGTATGTGGGCTCCCTTTGCTACTGGGATCCCACTCAAGGGAAATCTCTAGTGGCACCCTGGGGCCCAACCAGTTCTTCTACCGGGAATGCAGGTTCCCCTCTCACTGGATTCCCACCTTAGGGAAGTGACTACCTGGGCTAACAAGAGGAAGCATAGGACGGGTTATAAAGAAAaattgatcatagaatcctagatttggaaggggccataaggaccatctagtcccaccccctgctcagtgcaggatcagccaaaatcatccaggagaagaatctgtccagctacAGCTTGAAGATCTCCAGTCAGGGGAAGCTCCcctcttccttaggcagcccattccactggtgaactactctgtgaatttcccGTCCCATGGTAGCTAGACAATATTtttctacgtgtagtttaaagccatacCTGCGAGTCCTTTCAtttgctgccaagaggaactgccccctgtcctcctccaagttaaaggtaaaggtatcccctgtgcaagcactgagtcatgtctgacccttgtggtgacgccctccagcgttttcatggcagactcaatatggggtggtttgccagtgccttccccagtcattaccgtttaccccccagcaagctgggtcctcattttaccgacctcggaaggatggacggctgagtcaaccttcagccaactgctgtgattgaactcccagcctcatgggcagagctttcagactgcatgtctgctgccttaccacaagaggctcctccaagttacaacctttcaaatacttgaggagagccatcctgtcccctctcaacctcctcttctccatgatGAACATCCCCAAGTGCCTCAGCCGgtgcttggtcccctggccccgtaTTATTCTCGTCACTGATGAAGATGCTTGGAAACAGACAGATCTCAGTTTAGTCCCTGTTTCTTTGCAAAGTATCAGCCGGTTGGAGTAGCAAGATTCTGCCTTGCTTTACTCTACTCTTGTTGTTTGAATTATTTTCCCCCTTACTTACATTTCCTTGTGTTTTAATGGTAAACACGTTGCCACCTCTGTGGGgttgtttcatttgttttccacGCAACTGGAATGAAATTCCCATGGACTGAAGCCATTGGTGGATCCCGCCCAGACAAAAAAAGAATGgtcaaagaaacagaagaaaatgctGCTATTCTAGAGGCAATCAGAGAGGGGATAGCCAAGTGTGGATGGGACTGTGATGTGGGTCATGCCTCCATTCCTGGGATCCTTATGGgatgttttttggaagtgtctaTTTATGTCAGTCATCTTGGGTATGAAAAAGGAAAGGTGGGACATCAGTTGAATGGATAAACTTCTTGGGATCAATGGACCCACTTTACTTCttacttttgtttttcaaatccaggtgggacAACAACTACTTCCAAGTTTTGCTTTTCCAAGAATGCCTGTGAAGTACTGAAAGCTGGAGAAACATTCAGCGGAGGTACCATCAAAGTAGTCACATGCAAGGCCCCTTCCGCCTCAGCATCTCTACTCCTGGCACTCTCAGGACTTCTGCTGATCAAGTTCCTCTTCTAGCACACCTCCTGAAGATCTGACAGAGCCATCAATGCCTTTCCTTTGGACCTGACCACTCGACCTTTTAAAGAGATCAGGCCCCTAATGGCTTTTTTagcaagcaaaacaaataaaaaggatgAATTGACAAGGAGCTGCAATCTGGAATTTGTCTATTTGTATTCGGTCAGGGTGTGAATTGGTTGTCCCCAAGTCTATTTGTGCAGACACAAAAAGTGAAGGAAATTTGGCATGAATTAGGGATGGCAGTCCTCAGGAAGGATTGAGGATACCCCAGCTTCGCAGCTGATCTTtaagagacagagatcagttccttggagaaaatggctttataCTCTATTGAGTCCCCTCTCTGCCCAAAATCCTACATACccttgactccacccccaaagtctccaggattttccctttccagagctggcagccctagcatAAATTCAAAATCTGATGACACTACAAGGACCTCTAAGCTATCTTAATCCTATTTCCATGCCGTCGAAGGGACGAGTTTAGCTGAGTTGGGTCAGGGGCTGAGGCCGGATGAATgacattttgttcttttgttagGTCAAATGTCTAGCAGACAACTgtgccagagagagagattttccaAGCAAGATCAGTATTTGGACATTTTAGTCCTGATAATTCACCCTAAGGATTGTTGCACTCAAACGATTGCCATGGCCAGCTTCTCATGGAAAGTTCTGTCTTTAGATTATTCATACCAAGTTTGGACTGAAGGATGTGGTGTATTCTCATAAATCTCTCAATGAAATGCTTCCTTTGAATCAGAATACACAGCTTCATTAGATATGCAATTCAGAATAATTTAATGGATGGGGGGAGAAGGTTGCAAGGAGCAACTGCCAGGAGACACGTGGCCCAAATCACATTAGCTGGTTCCTGGTTCCTTTCTTGGGTCAACTGCCCACACTACAAAGAATATTATGGAACTTTGTGGAACAAAATCATTCTGGACTCAGAAACTGGGTGATCCCAGTGAGCttataacaacatcaacaacaacaaccttattTTTACAGCCCTCCCTTCTTAGTTGGCCCAGAGTGGAtaactgtcaaaggcagacaaacTCACAACGTGGCTTCTatataaagaaagctttattggaagtagttctgaacactctaacatctgaagtcgAATCTAACCGATATATGGCAagcaggcagttatcaatacTTTCTTCCCACCGATTGTCTCCACATTCCCAGAGTAGAATCAACCCCCTTCTTCCAGgtgccatcccgggcttcctgccagatTGTCTCTGGCTCCAGTCATCCCTTGATAACAAAGCTACATTTACAAGAAAGTATCAAAATGGAGTTTCTTTGGTCACCTATAAGCCATGGCAATGATCagaggggactgatcctgacaataaCATGAATTATACAATTTGATGTTACATGGGGAATGTTACATGGGGAATGTTTTACATTTGAATGTTCCAACTAAATCATATTAACCCAATTATATTAAATTACATTTGTGAACCATCTTCTTAGCCTTGTACAGGATGTCTTGTTTTGTTGGGTGGGTTGCGGTTTTAGAGATGGTATATTTATAGTTTTATGGGTAGGAAGTCCAGTGTTTCTGTGCCCCAATTGAGGTCCACTTGCCTCTCTGCCATGTCAACCAGAAGTGacacgtcaccagaagtgacattagcacccacaccctcctcctgcctttactactactacagtgaCTCTGTCTCATGTAGCGGGACagtaaaaaggtgaggaggggtccGGGAGGCACGCTTATATATAGCACTACGCCActcagtgcagaaatgcccttgaaCATCTCTGGTTTCTGCCTTGCAAAATTAGGTTTGAAACAAAGTCTTTATATTCTCAAAGGAATTTTGATGGTTACCTCCCAggggagtttattttattttattttttggtgaGTAGCAAAGCTAGCACTATTGACAATATTCTGGTTTGTTCAACACTATTAACTTTGGCCTACTCTTCCCTGTCCAAATGGGCCTAGAAGGCCATGTGAGGGGGTCTGTGGGTGGTTATTTTTCAGGAACGTGGGATTGTATGGAACACAATCCCATGTTcccacaaaataaaaatgaatgctcaGTCTGCCCTGCCGTGCGGATAAGCACTTCAAAACTGACTGAGGAATTTTGTGCCCCCTCTGAGctactgtagggcagggaggagctgggccttccaggccatgGCTCTTCCTTGTCCACACCAGCCTGCTGCGGGACAGGCCCCCACAGTGGGTTCAGGGAATTCATAAAATTCCTCATTCCTTAGCCgggggcttctggggcctcttCTGTGCCAGACCCGTGCGGGCAACggcctggcagcaacatcatttAGAAATGGGGATTTGCCCcatttccatatgactgccctctcagccttttccacccatgcagaattggccatcctgtaaaaaaaataaaaaagaaaagggttTAAGAACTTGGTTACCCAGAAGCAGAAGTTCTATTCGAGAGAATTGTGGGGAATAATGATTCAAGTGGCCAATGAGACAAACTCAGCCATGTTGATCTCAAGCCAAATCTGGAATAACCCTTCACCTCTAGATTCTCTTCTTCCAGCTAATAAATGGCTGTCTGTttttaaagccatgtatgatGTCCACTCCCAATCCCCCAAGACTACAAAAGACACTAAGTTCCTGCCATGGCCAGTGGGCTCCCCAAAAGAGATTAGCAATCAAACATAATGTTTACCCCCCTCAAGCCCATCCAGGCTACATGCTTTCCCACCATGTACATAGCTGCAAAAAGGCTATAAAGACCATCAAAGCACCTCTCTATGTTGCCCAGATTTCTTGGTATGGATTCTGTCATATGACTGATTTGAGAGCAGGTTCATTCACATTCCTCTGCATCTTTCCAGCATGCCCCATGCCCAGATCAGTAATTATAACTCTTGTGGACCCTTATTTCCCAGATCTAATTGATTTCCCTCTCTTTGTTCCTCCTTGTGTAAGTGTGTTAGTGTAATTCCATCTCTGTTAGTGCAGTTAAGAATTTGTCCCTTTTGTGTGTCCCAATAAAAACTtaattcttttattgtaatatttgCTATATTCCTCGGATTCCTTCTTTAATTTTTACATAATAAGAATCAGAAAAgttacagaaagagaaaaaaaaaggtttagaTATTTCCAATATTCATCCCAATATATTTGAAAGTCTTCTAGTGGTCTGTGATTGACCAGGTTATTAGTTTAGCCATTACAGCTAGCTCTCTGAGCTTTACACTCCATAAATCcctgtgcacagctatgctgAGTCCTGCTGCTGCTATTGCATTCAAGAATTCCACACCCTGTTTTGATATACCTGTGTATTCAATGCTTTTTTGGATCCAatgcaaatttacatttaaacattGTTGGCAGTTTATTATGGACTTTTATCAAAATGTTTTTGATCAATTTACAATTCTACCACATGTGAAAAAACGATCCAATagcatcttgacatttccaacactttCCATCAGTTTGTTTAGAAATTTTACTAATAGCTTTAGATGTCgaatacatctataaaacatctaatACCAATTTTCATGCAATGACTGACATTTTGTCAATTTCATATTTTACATCATTGATGTTCCCATTCCTCTATTGTGATAATCATACCAAAATTCTGCACCCACTTTATCATACATGGTTTCACTTGTTCTAGCTCAGTTTCTTATTTAAGCAAAAGTTTATAAATTCTACCCAAGTGATGTCTTGGGTATCTTTATCTTGCAAAATCAACTTTTCAAACTCAGTTTGTTCTCTTAAAACTCCTTGAGATTCGTTCCATTCCTCTTTCAGTTTTGATGTCCACTGCATATAAGTAAGAAAATCTATTCTTTTTTTATTGTAGTATTTGCCACCAACCTTTTATATATCCTCTCTTTATCCACCAGATTTTGAATGGGATTAGTGCAGTTGGCAGTTAGTTAGAGAGCTAGGGATAGTTTGGGATAGATCACCTATCTGTAAGAGCATGGATAGAGAGGGGTTGCTGCTCGGGGGGGGGCATAATAGGGCTGGGGTATCGACCAAACTTGGCTAAGGGTGGTatggcagggagaggaggttggacAATAGAACAGTTGCTGAAGTTTGTACTTGATCCTCTTCCAACCTCCATTCCATCCCCAGAAgcgtgagggtggaggctaggaaGAATCCAATTTTGGTCATCTGCAGTGCAACATCAATTAACAACAAGCTTCAACTCTGTAACAGTTTTTTGCAAAGTCAGGGGTGGACTTTGCTTgagtgaccgagacctgggtgcgGGAAGGTGAGTCAGTTGCCTTGAATGAACTAGCACCACCTGGGTTCTTGGTCCTGCACCAATCTTGGATCCAtggtaggggaggggggatggaaatCATGGTCTGTGAGGCTTTCTCCTACAAGGCTCTTCCAGTACCAGAAATCAGTGAGGTGGAGTGTGTTGGCTTTGGATGTAACTCAGTAgattggccatctggctggtgtacggCCTACCCAATTCCCCAACAGATCCCCTGCCAAGCCTGCTGGAAGTGACAAccacctgggcattgcagttgcCCAGGTtgttagtcctgggggacttcaatgttaaTATGGATGTGCCACCCCTGGGACTTGGCTCAGACTAAGTGTTTTCTATGGCAATACttggctctcacaatttgttgctaggcccacccatcaggctaaCCACACCCTCGACTTGATCTTCAGGGCTGGGATAGAAGATCTGGGAGTGACCATAGATACCTCACTGATCTGGAGATAGAAGTGAGTCTGGATGTGGCTGTAGCCATCCTATGGTCAGACCAGAATGCCCAGCAGGCTGGGCTCAGGATGCCATCCTAAGTTTAATGCCATGTGTATTTTTACCTGGCCATAGAGACTTATAGATCCACTTcgtttctggaatgctctgtgggaactgATGCCTCCTGGAGTCTCATTGTCAGTCCTAGTGGAGGACAGTCAGTTCCACTTGGTGGCAGTGATAGATGAGATTGCTCCCAGACATCTTCTCTGTCCTCGACTCAGATGGGCCCCTTGGTTCACcagggtgctccgggagaagaaaagggaagtgagattaTTAGCATGAGTGTGTTGAAAGACTTCCAGTGCGgaggcaagaacatcttattgcagacttatgaaggcatatgagatggcagtgaaagtggaaaAATGTGAATGTTTTGCCTTGGAAATTGTGTCTGCCAGCTCTCACCTGGCCTAATTATTTAGGATATTAAAgtctcttaccaccctcaagGAAGGGGACCAGCATATTAGtcaattggatcttggctgtgaggcattagcgagctttttggCAAACCCTTATTGCTCCGCTGTGACCTTCCCACCATGTTTGATTCAGCAAATGAACTGGAGGTCTCTTGGCCGCCTCTGGAGGTGACGTTTGACAgctctctttacccaaagtggacaagctgctggggtcagtcagggctaccacttgccccttgatccctgcccattTTGGCTCCTCAAAGGGGTTGGCCAGTGGATCAATATCTCCCTGTCTGCCAAGATGTTTCCTGAGCTACTAAAGGGAGCAGTGGTTTGCCTTAAccttaagaaaccatcactgggcCCTGAGACCCCGCCAGGTACTATCCAGTTTCACATTTGGCATTACTGGGTAatgtagttgaaagggccatggcagaccaactcctggcattcttggatgaaacattggatcttgatccatatcagtctggcttccattctggctatggggtggagacagtgctgggcACCCTGATTAATGATCTCCATCAGCAGCTGGATCGAGGCGCTTTGGCTGTGCTTGTTCTATTAGATATCTCGGCCACCTTTGATGTGGTCAtccatgaactgctggcccaccgccttgccgggatggggatacggggcacagcacttagctggttatgctcctttccccataaccagacccagagggtagctgtgggagatgagctgtcatgctCCTATCAGCTCTCTTGTGTGGTTCCTCAGAATACattgctctcccccacattattcaacatctttatgcaccctctggcccagctggcacAGTTTTGGGCTGGGAAGTTATCAATATGCTGATTACACCCAGCTCCATCCCATCATGGAGGGCTGCCCAGATTCCCCCTGGAACTATTtcccagatgcttggaagccatggctaaatggcttgagcagagtcatctgaaactcaacccctccaagacagaggtcctgtggctgggaaatagGAGGGCTGGACAGGAAGTGTGTTTACGCACCATGGCCAAGATGCAATTTATGAGTGTGCCCCAAGCCAGGGATCTGGGAGTGACCATAGATGCCTCACTGatctggaggcacaggtcaagagaataGCCTGTCCACCTATGCCAAACCAGGATTTGAGTAGAAGATCTGATCAGGGTTCCGAACAGCAGTACGCCAGGATTACCCATGGTGAGAGTCATGGCTTCCCTCTTACCACTTCCCCATTGGATAATGTTTATGGGGGATGTAGTGGATTTTTACCACAATGTTTTTTGATTtatgtattgtaatttttatggGGTCTGCCGTGGGGAGATCTGGAATTGCTTAACATGGTGAATCAGGATTTATtccccagtcccccacatgcagccagctggctgaccttgggcttttcacagcactgagaaagctgttctgactgagcaggaatatcaggattgtctcagcctcacccacctatatcacagggtgtccgttatggggagcggaaagggaaggagattgtaagtcactttgagactcctttgggtagagaaatggagcatacaaaacccaactcttcttcttttgcaatatgggtttcccactctgggatgggaaatacctgataCTGAATGGAAAAGGTTGGAAGTTGGATGTAGGGCTGTTATTAGTATGCATTATGGTTTTATTTATccttttattgatgttttattaatgcggatgacacccagctcttcctcctgatggacaaccgccctgactctcctcccccccaaaatccttagccagatgtctggaagcaatgacaaaacagatcaagcagagttgcctgaaggtcaaccctacaaagacggaggtcctatggttgggtaggaaggaaccATGGGAAGAAGTACGTCTGCCTACCcaggatggtgtgcagctctcaccaatgcATTCCGCCAGGAaattgggtgtgatcctggatgcttcccttacagtggaagcccaggtcacaaaggtagcatggctggcattttaccacctccaccaagccaagctacaagcaccctacctggacccagaacacctagccacagtgatccatgtgatggtcacctctaggctggacttctgcaactcgctctacgcaggcctaacctcatccttgatctggaaactacaactggtgcagaatgctggggccaggattctcactaaaacatcatggaaatCCCGCAtctggccggcactccaacaacttggctggctctcagttgaattctggattaagcttaaggttctggcaatcacctttaaggccatacgcgatttgggcccagtgtatttgagagaccgcctccctgcctatacccccaaaagagtcttacgttCTGccgcctccaactggctgtggatccctggccccagagaagcatgtggGACCTcaaccaacctggtggaacgagctccctgaagatttcagggccctgccagaacttccacagttccgcagggcctgcaagagggagttcttccaccaggcatctgcttAAGGtcaaccgactcagaacacctgctggtccctccagatgcccgcccatgactctcccaatgttactgttaatggctatttatattataaatctggttttgtaatcttttgatgctttattgaaagttgttttgatgttatagttgtaagttatataatgttcagtgtaaaccgcccagggctgcaaagaaatgggtggtataaaaatataaataaatgaatgaataaataaatgaataaatgaataaatgaataaatgaataaatgaataaatgaataaataaataaataaataaataaatgttttattaatgttttcactgatgttttatttgtattgtgaACCCTCCCAAGCCCATTTGCAGAGAAGGGTAGTATATAAACCCAATTATCTGTAAACTACTCTGCAGGActtgtataaataaaagagtaaggggtaagtgggaggagaaaggggcagggcgagtccaggataaaaactcaagggggccaatcagaaggcacaaagcggcttccgattggcccctcagccCAGCGCCAGCCTCTGCCCGCACCTCCTACCCTCTAAGGCGCTACAGAACTGCAGTCCACGGGTAATGTCATGGGCGGACTGAGGCTATTCCTCGT
Above is a window of Paroedura picta isolate Pp20150507F chromosome 5, Ppicta_v3.0, whole genome shotgun sequence DNA encoding:
- the LOC143837050 gene encoding uncharacterized protein LOC143837050, with product MTITTAAGASLECETCSSEGNSCSGSKQTCPANIDTCMTVTTEAGGTTTTSKFCFSKNACEVLKAGETFSGGTIKVVTCKAPSASASLLLALSGLLLIKFLF